GGCGCTGTTCGGCGGCGGGCACGTCGGCGCCGCCCTGGCGCGCCTGCTGGCCGCACTGCCGTTTTCGGTGCGCTGGATCGACAGCCGCGACGGCGTGTTCCCGGACGAACTCCCCGCGCAGATCGACACCGAGCATTCCGAGCCGGTGCAGGACGCCGTGGCAGCGATCGCGCCGGGCAGCCGCGTGCTGATCATGAGCTTCAGCCATGCCGAAGACCTTGACATCGTCATCGCCTGCCTCAAGCGCCTGCGCGAGCGCGACGACCTGCCTTACATCGGCCTGATCGGCAGCAAGACCAAGTGGGCCACCTTCAGCCACCGGCTCGAAGCGCGCGGCTTCACGGCGCAAGAGCTGGCCCGCATCACCTGCCCCATCGGCGTGCCCGGCATCACCGGCAAGGAGCCCGAGGTGATCGCCGTGGCGGTGGCGGCACAGTTGTTGCAATCGCTGGACTGAACAGGGTTTTCCCGGCGGTGGCGCCCCAAAAAAAGCATCCCGCCCTTTGCCAAAACTGTATACACTTTCGGTCGACAACAAGCCGCAGCGGAGCGAGGCCCATTCCATGGAGCCTGCGTTCGCGGCACTTTCTCTGCTTACAGCGCCCGCGGTGGTGAGCAGGCTGAAACCCCTTTGCGGCGTCCCCACGCGCGCACAGGGTTGAGAGAGAGCACATGGAAAGCTACTACCTCGACTGGGCCAACCTGCTGCTGCGCTGGGTCCACGTCATCACTGCCATCGCCTGGATCGGCGCCTCCTTCTACTTCGTGATGCTGGACAACAGCCTCGAGAAGCCGCAAGACCAGGAATCGCTCGACAAGGGCGTGGGCGGTGAACAGTGGGCGGTGCACGGCGGCGGCTTCTACAACATGCAGAAGTACGCGCTGGCGCCCAAGAAGCTGCCGGACCACCTGCACTGGTCGTACTGGGAGAGCTATTCGACCTGGATCACGGGTTTCTCGCTGTTCACCATGTCGTACCTGTGGAACGCGAGCACCTATCTCATCGACAAGTCGAAGATGGACTGGCAGCCCGGTGCCGCCATTGCCGTGGCGCTGGCCTTCTTCGTCGTGTTCTGGATGGTCTACGACGGCATCTGCCAGATCTTCGGACGCCGCAAGCACGGCGACACCATCGTCGGCGTGCTGATCGCCATCTTCATCGCCTTCGCGACCTGGCTGGCGTGCCACTGGTTCGCGGGCCGCGCGGCCTTCCTGCTGGTGGGCGCTATGATGGCCACGACCATGAGCGGCAACGTGTTCTTCTGGATCATTCCCGGCCAGCGCAAGAACGTGGCGGCTCTGCGCGAAGGCAAGCCGGTGGACCCGGTGCACGGCCAGCGCGGCAAGCAGCGCAGCGTGCACAACACCTACTTCACGCTGCCGGTGCTGTTCGCGATGCTGAGCAACCACTACAGCTTCACCTACACGCACAAGTACAACTGGATCGTGCTGCTGCTCATCATGCTGGGCGGCGCGGCGATTCGCCAGTTCTTCGTGGTGCGCCACCGCTTCAAGCTGGGCAATGCGGGCAACCCGCTGCCCTATGCCATGGTCGGCATCGTGGTGCTGGGCCTGACCATCGTCTGGATGAAGCCGGAGCCGGTGGCTGCGCCGGTCGTCTCCGCCGCGGCGCCCGCCGTGCCTTTCTCCGACGTGCAGAAGGTGCTGGAGCAGCGCTGCTTCATGTGCCACGGCCCTGCCGTGCAGATGAAGAACGTGCGGGTCGACTCCCCCGAGCAGGTGGCCGCGCACGCGCAGGCCATCTACCAGCAGGTGGTGGTGACCAAGATCATGCCGATGAACAACGCGACCGGCATCACCGACGAGGAACGCGCGCTCATCAGCCGGTGGTTCCAGGCCGGCGCGAAGACGACCAACTAGGCATCGAAAAAACTGACCGGCAGGGGCGGGGCCTGGTCCGCAGCACAATTGCCGGTCTGGAGACAAACCGCAATGACCGCTTCGAATCCGTCCTTGGCCCCCGCCCCCGATCCACGCAAAGACCCGCGCGCCTTTCTCGAACATCTCTACCGCGTGGCGGTGGACCGCGCGCTGCCGTTGTCCACGCTCGGCCCCCATCTGCCGCCGCCGCCCAAGGGCCGCACGCTGGTGCTGGGCTGCGGCAAGGCGGGCGGCTCGATGGTGCAGGCGCTCGAAGCCCTGTGGCCGGCCGACGCGCCGCTGTCGGGGCTGGTCGTCACGCGCTACGACCATATCCCGCCGCGGCCCGAGGGCGTGCCGCAGCGCATCGAACTGGTCGAGGCCGCGCACCCGGTGCCTGACGAGGCCGGCCTGCGGGCGGCCGAGCGCATCCTCGCGCTCACCAAGGGCCTCACGGCCGATGACCTGGTGCTGTGCCTGATCTCGGGTGGCGGCTCGTCGCTGCTGGTGCTGCCGGCCGAAGGCCTGACGCTGGCCGACAAGCAGCGCATCAACACGCAGCTGCTCGAGAGCGGCGCGAGCATCGGCGAGATGAACTGCGTGCGCAAGCACCTCTCCCGCATCAAGGGCGGCCGGCTGGCCGCGGCCTGCGCGCCTGCGCGTGTCGTCACCCTCACCATCAGCGACGTGCCCGGCGACGACCCGGCCATCATCGCCAGCGGACCGACCGTGCCCGACGCCACCACCTGTGCCGACGCACTCGCCATCCTCGAGCGCTACGCCATCGACGTGCCCGCGCCGGTGCGCGCGCAGCTCGAAAGCGGTGCGCTCGAAACGCCCAAGCCGAACGATCCGGTGTTCGAGGGCCACCAGACGCATGTGATCGCCACGCCCCAGCAGTCGCTCGAAGCGGCCGCCCGGGTGGTGCGCGCCGCCGGCCTCGAGGCGCACATCCTCAGCGACGAAATGGAAGGCGAGTCGCGCGAGGTCGGCAAGGTGCATGCCGCGCTTGCGCGCGCGGTGGCGCTTCGCGGCGAGCCCTTCGCCAGGCCCTGCGTCATCCTGTCGGGTGGCGAGACCACGGTGACGATCCGGCCCCGCAAGCCCGGCCAGGCCAAGGGCCGGGGCGGGCGCGGCGGCGAATTCTGCATGGGCCTGGCCGGCGCGCTCATGGGCCAGCCGGGCGTCTGGGCGCTGGCGGGCGACACCGACGGCATCGACGGCATGGAAGACAACGCCGGCACCTTCGTCACGCCCGACACGCTGGCGCGCGCGGCCGCCAAGGGCATGAAGCTGTCGGACCACATGGACCGCAACGACGCCTACACCTACTTCGGCGCCATCGGCGACCTGCTGATCACCGGGCCATCGCACACCAACGTCAACGACTTCCGCGCGCTGCTGGTGTTGTAACGGGGCTGTTCGCCCGGCGCGGGCGGGCTTTGTGAACTCGGGTTAATCTACGCGTTCCGGCGGCCGTTGCTGCCGTCGTCGCCAGCGCACCCTTCGGGGTGCCGCGTCGCACAGACCCGATTTCCCCTTTTCATCATCCAGTCCCCGAAGGAAAAGTTCGTCATGACCGCTACCTACACCGACACCCGCCTGCTGATCGACGGCCAATGGGTCGACGCCGCCGACGGCAAGACACTCGACGTGCTGAATCCCGCCACCGGCAAGGCCATCGGCAAGGTGGCGCATGCCGGCATCGCCGACCTCGACCGTGCCCTGGCTGCCGCGCAGCGCGGCTTCGAGGCCTGGCGCAACACGCCCGCGAACGAGCGCGCCGCCGTCATGCGCCGCGCCGCCGGCCTGATCCGCGAACGCGCCCCTGAAATCGCCAAGCTTCTCACCCAGGAGCAGGGCAAGCCGCTGGTCGAAGCCAAGGGCGAAACCCTGGCCGCCGCCGACATCATCGAATGGTTCGCCGACGAAGGCCGCCGCGTGTATGGCCGCATCGTGCCCTCGCGCAACCTGGCCGCGCAGCAGCTCGTGCTGAAGGAGCCGCTGGGCCCCGTCGCCGCGTTCACGCCGTGGAACTTCCCGATCAACCAGATCGTGCGCAAGCTCGGTGCCGCGCTCGCCACCGGCTGCTCGTTCCTGGTGAAGGCACCTGAAGAAACCCCGGCGTCGCCCGCCGCGCTGCTGCAGGCCTTCGTCGATGCCGGCATCCCGCCCGGCGTGGTGGGCCTGGTGTTCGGCAACCCCGCCGAAATCTCGAACTACCTGATCGCCCATCCGATCATCCGCAAGGTCACCTTCACCGGTTCCACCCCGGTCGGCAAGCAGCTGGCCGCGCTGGCCGGTGCGCACATGAAGCGCGTGACCATGGAACTGGGCGGCCACGCCCCGGTGATCGTGGCCGAGGACGCAGACGTGGCGCTGGCCGTCAAGGCCGCCGGTGCCGCCAAGTTCCGCAATGCCGGCCAGGTCTGCATCTCGCCGACCCGCTTCCTGGTGCACAACAGCCTGCGCGAAGAGTTCGCCCGCACGCTGGTCAAGTACACCGAAGGCCTGAAGCTCGGCGACGGCCTGGCGGAAGGCACGACCATCGGCCCTCTGGCCAATGCCCGCCGCCTCACGGCCATGGCCCATGTGCTGGAAGATGCCCGCAAGAAGGGCGCCACCGTGGCCGCCGGCGGCGAACGCGTGGGCGACACCGGCAACTTCTTCGCGCCGACCGTGCTGACTGACGTGCCGCTGGATGCCGACGTGTTCAACAATGAACCCTTCGGCCCCATCGCCGCCATCCGCGGCTTCGACACGCTCGAGGAAGCGATCGCCGAATCGAACCGCCTGCCGTTCGGCCTGGCCGGCTACGCCTTCACCAAGTCGATCAAGAGCGCGCACCTGCTGAGCCAGAAGCTCGAGCTGGGCATGCTGTGGATCAACCAGCCCGCCACCCCGTCGCCGGAAATGCCGTTCGGCGGCGTGAAGGATTCGGGCTACGGTTCGGAAGGCGGCCCGGAAGCGCTCGAGGCCTACCTGAACACCAAGGCGGTTTCGATCCTCGGCGTCTGAGCCGGCGCTTGCCGGTCACTCTTCGGCGGCGGCATTCCAGAAGGCTTGCTGCACGCCGTCGAGGGCTTCGAGATCCTCGATGACACGGTCGAGCTCCGCGGGCTCGACCGCCGTCGCATAGAGCGTCGCGCCGATCTCGGTGTCGGCCGGCCCGAAGGGGTGCTGGTCGACATCGCGCACCGGATAGTTCGCGGCCTCGAGCAGCAGCAGCAACTGGTCCATCACCTCGGGCCGCGCCGCGCGCGTGCAGATCACGCGCACTACATAGGTCGCTTCGCTCGCGCCCTCGCTGATCGGCTGCCGGTTGATGCGGTTCACCACCGGCCGCAGCAGCGTGTTGCTGGCCAGCACGAACAGCGCCGCGATCAGCGCTTCGCCCAGCAGGTCCGCCCCCGCGCAGGCGCCCACCGCCGCCGACCCCCACAGCGTTGCCGCCGTGTTGAGCCCCGTGACGTTGGCGCCTTCCTTCATGATCGCGCCGGCACCCAGGAAGCCGATGCCCGACACCACATAAGCCACCACCCGCACCGCGCCGCCGCTGCCGTCGAGCCGGTAGGCCATGTCGACGAACACCGCCGCTCCCACGGCCACCAGCGTGTTGGTGCGCAGGCCGGCCGTGCGCTGGCGTATCTGGCGCTCCAGGCC
Above is a window of Variovorax sp. PMC12 DNA encoding:
- a CDS encoding glycerate kinase type-2 family protein translates to MTASNPSLAPAPDPRKDPRAFLEHLYRVAVDRALPLSTLGPHLPPPPKGRTLVLGCGKAGGSMVQALEALWPADAPLSGLVVTRYDHIPPRPEGVPQRIELVEAAHPVPDEAGLRAAERILALTKGLTADDLVLCLISGGGSSLLVLPAEGLTLADKQRINTQLLESGASIGEMNCVRKHLSRIKGGRLAAACAPARVVTLTISDVPGDDPAIIASGPTVPDATTCADALAILERYAIDVPAPVRAQLESGALETPKPNDPVFEGHQTHVIATPQQSLEAAARVVRAAGLEAHILSDEMEGESREVGKVHAALARAVALRGEPFARPCVILSGGETTVTIRPRKPGQAKGRGGRGGEFCMGLAGALMGQPGVWALAGDTDGIDGMEDNAGTFVTPDTLARAAAKGMKLSDHMDRNDAYTYFGAIGDLLITGPSHTNVNDFRALLVL
- a CDS encoding urate hydroxylase PuuD, which produces MESYYLDWANLLLRWVHVITAIAWIGASFYFVMLDNSLEKPQDQESLDKGVGGEQWAVHGGGFYNMQKYALAPKKLPDHLHWSYWESYSTWITGFSLFTMSYLWNASTYLIDKSKMDWQPGAAIAVALAFFVVFWMVYDGICQIFGRRKHGDTIVGVLIAIFIAFATWLACHWFAGRAAFLLVGAMMATTMSGNVFFWIIPGQRKNVAALREGKPVDPVHGQRGKQRSVHNTYFTLPVLFAMLSNHYSFTYTHKYNWIVLLLIMLGGAAIRQFFVVRHRFKLGNAGNPLPYAMVGIVVLGLTIVWMKPEPVAAPVVSAAAPAVPFSDVQKVLEQRCFMCHGPAVQMKNVRVDSPEQVAAHAQAIYQQVVVTKIMPMNNATGITDEERALISRWFQAGAKTTN
- a CDS encoding NAD-dependent succinate-semialdehyde dehydrogenase — protein: MTATYTDTRLLIDGQWVDAADGKTLDVLNPATGKAIGKVAHAGIADLDRALAAAQRGFEAWRNTPANERAAVMRRAAGLIRERAPEIAKLLTQEQGKPLVEAKGETLAAADIIEWFADEGRRVYGRIVPSRNLAAQQLVLKEPLGPVAAFTPWNFPINQIVRKLGAALATGCSFLVKAPEETPASPAALLQAFVDAGIPPGVVGLVFGNPAEISNYLIAHPIIRKVTFTGSTPVGKQLAALAGAHMKRVTMELGGHAPVIVAEDADVALAVKAAGAAKFRNAGQVCISPTRFLVHNSLREEFARTLVKYTEGLKLGDGLAEGTTIGPLANARRLTAMAHVLEDARKKGATVAAGGERVGDTGNFFAPTVLTDVPLDADVFNNEPFGPIAAIRGFDTLEEAIAESNRLPFGLAGYAFTKSIKSAHLLSQKLELGMLWINQPATPSPEMPFGGVKDSGYGSEGGPEALEAYLNTKAVSILGV
- a CDS encoding MgtC/SapB family protein; amino-acid sequence: MQAIQNINLNSLLDTFVSVAAAFILGSVIGLERQIRQRTAGLRTNTLVAVGAAVFVDMAYRLDGSGGAVRVVAYVVSGIGFLGAGAIMKEGANVTGLNTAATLWGSAAVGACAGADLLGEALIAALFVLASNTLLRPVVNRINRQPISEGASEATYVVRVICTRAARPEVMDQLLLLLEAANYPVRDVDQHPFGPADTEIGATLYATAVEPAELDRVIEDLEALDGVQQAFWNAAAEE
- the xdhC gene encoding xanthine dehydrogenase accessory protein XdhC produces the protein MSGAVDQLLARLRQEDGVLVRVESTQGSAPREAGTWMAVWADGLTATIGGGQLEFQATKEARELLAGLRAPFEGIQRYPLGPSLGQCCGGVMFLSYRRITAADAPVLQRELVAQLKPVALFGGGHVGAALARLLAALPFSVRWIDSRDGVFPDELPAQIDTEHSEPVQDAVAAIAPGSRVLIMSFSHAEDLDIVIACLKRLRERDDLPYIGLIGSKTKWATFSHRLEARGFTAQELARITCPIGVPGITGKEPEVIAVAVAAQLLQSLD